A window of the Brachyhypopomus gauderio isolate BG-103 chromosome 14, BGAUD_0.2, whole genome shotgun sequence genome harbors these coding sequences:
- the smchd1 gene encoding structural maintenance of chromosomes flexible hinge domain-containing protein 1 isoform X2 — MAECGAPRPQTSHVRGSVSVFDCRPDSKAASEKVVGVDGVDYNEFLRAVRKEFSISGNETFVLTTTDRREINADVYGELTDGKTLHLLHSVDQELVVATQERIKYLPHYHTIVQSGQYEYYASEGHNALPYAFAELIDNALSATSKNPQIRSIDIRLLFDDSQGGPAVVVMDNGRGMTSKELNNWAVYRLSKFNRGTFQSDHSGYVRPKPVPRSLNSDISYFGVGGKQAVFYIGQSVRIISKPLGSPDVHEFVMSKEDFQKKEQNKEEIYSGVILNRKPGDDSHVNMTEERFLQSLVREEETKDSFTAVVITAVQPEHVTYLKQDFNLWTRELAHIYHYYVHGIHGNDMRSTRIVDSTSNIDIHICLIDRSPRLPRLLNLREVDKDMQTLYINSSVAEFEFKASRGSDALVEGVIRYHPFLYDRETYPEDPYAQAPAPENDDDDDCFVLQADGRGKRPIFQCYWNGRLIPYSSVDEFEWCARPKKGCAVPLECYNRISGVLFTNDCFQVSTNKLTYMDLELQLRDKDTIFTRVLHGQEQRVKINREFMAWMKDCHERYDKQVKFLECHGSTTRTDVPTKRLQSPWACFKAIKWDGKTYKSGQNVKSVKTQPILFGSIVQFLLYGDHEGDVYATGGHVQIALEPKELYNEVRTIPISKIDRQATAASIKKSIEDELAKLPDQLRIKWPEGNPWPEKAVQPAGTPMGPIQVEILNKKGESMSRLPVANVNAKKLLIDLKVIWHSPKGDIQTNSHIGVHSPKWEYWFKVMENLNKLGKYTLHLQTILSETLVSEWAGKRLPHYTLHFSIKENSAATFVLPAVPSPVQVGVPFSLPVEFKDEFGHSAQPPSDIKPQIECSSLELSYERTTSSDTALIIQDLRARGRLKDHQEKVHTVKVIMPGLRQDSQSFQMSVHPGPPHLLVVMPEGEVSIENGTAAGFSVEVQDEFQNITTHSKLIVRCQLLGAPDLTVDAVDCSNTGSGMLLTKPIQLKSVGVEQVLTAKFGIPNQKVVSCVERTLRVLPSSRVSRVEVYRQEEDSEDIMVLQNMERIDWTAGDTLECLRFRLYDEGGRLVPLTATLANNIKVNWTSEVKVDDLLKGMLPSVLVPTKAQREHFYQVAFRDQHTVDTSFTIVARPDEPERLRVTLSETTVRMGEILAGNIYVEVIDQYGNKSDALSADSLQSISVSSEKLDTSTLKVEWQNSTENVVVRGVRFSAGIPGPRELCFKYQEFEEFARVKVTPGPPVKITLLDAPEMPIHVFNGRGLNTPFLLQLCDGWDNPVPDQRVVIAIKTLSPQLKVKSSVMSQPVDPEGRASFKLETVTAARGEHEVEFRGSFSRNSIPGPVVKLNVMADPSNPVTLNVEYDSDAVLTAGDTFPVFKVTVVSEEGGPVKGISPADLSMLLWQGSASGTRPPPGATTFKCSKPTGKRQDDHFYFRDKDIPERVGKYMVQFVLVVGKTRWLWSSQIALDVVPNKPVKLVPETTPPTPVVSNSNTLANRTLLERLCLNVMDKYNNPAGMGFNGQVVVKVLSAEGEDAKDLPRFHPKAKTLSYSLTNGLSTITNLALMENSPGDDGAEYKLQFCPVIQGTAPPLTPFTITFRFYNDAESQKVMAAMSKKRDQLSRSIEMYKDILETNKQLISELKGQLNDATKKESQLRTELNKIGLDVSKLSGKSAVEGLMAQKKVDLERILSQPRRKCTMPDPFKGSPDVLGKIAHLAQVEDDDVAKVISWHLLGDMDCVVTVTTAAARKIYDETQGRQQVMPLETVFWRPNNRPLPHIRNGGNLFRPVGNPVFVRDLLIFPEHAENCNMVFASLLGDTILVDDLDSANHYRRGSCCSSSV; from the exons ATGGCGGAGTGCGGAGCTCCCCGACCACAGACCTCACACGTCCGCGGGTCCGTCTCTGTCTTCGACTGTCGCCCGGACAGTAAAGCTGCGTCTGAAAAGGTCGTCGGTGTCGACGGCGTGGACTACAACGAATTCCTCCGAGCTGTGCGCAAG GAGTTTTCTATTTCTGGAAACGAAACTTTTGTGCTCACGACAACAGATCGTAGAGAGATCAATGCAGATGTTTATG GTGAGCTAACAGATGGCAAGACATTACACCTTCTACATTCTGTGGATCAAGAGTTGGTTGTAGCAACTCAAGAGCGAATTAAGTACCTTCCCCATTACCACACCATTGTGCAGAGTGGACAGTATGAATATTATGCCAGTGAAGGACACAATGCACTAC CCTATGCCTTCGCTGAGCTCATCGACAATGCACTTTCAGCCACCTCAAAAAATCCTCAAATCAGGAGCATAGACATCAGGCTG CTGTTTGATGACTCTCAGGGGGGCCCAGCTGTTGTTGTGATGGACAATGGCCGTGGAATGACCTCTAAAGAGCTAAATAACTGGGCTGTTTATCGCCTTTCAAAATTCAACCGGGGCACTTTTCAGAG TGATCACTCTGGCTATGTGCGGCCCAAACCAGTCCCACGGAGTCTCAACAGTGACATCTCATACTTTGGTGTCGGGGGCAAGCAGGCCGTGTTTTACATAGGCCAGTCTGTACGG ATCATAAGTAAACCGCTTGGCTCTCCAGATGTACATGAATTTGTCATGTCTAAAGAGGACTTTCAGAAAAAGGAACAAAACAAAGAGGAGATTTATTCAGGTGTCATCCTTAACAGAAAG CCTGGGGACGACTCCCACGTGAACATGACGGAGGAGCGTTTCCTACAGTCTCTGGTCCGGGAAGAGGAGACCAAGGACAGCTTCACCGCTGTAGTCATTACGGCAGTCCAGCCAGAACACGTTACCTACCTCAAACAAGACTTCAATTTGTGGACCAGAGAGCTGGC GCACATATATCATTACTATGTTCATGGTATCCATGGAAATGACATGCGAAGCACAAGAATTGTGGATTCCACCTCAAACATCGACATCCAC ATCTGTCTGATCGATCGCTCCCCTCGCCTACCAAGGCTTCTCAATCTGAGGGAGGTTGATAAGGACATGCAGACTCTGTATATAAACTCCAGTGTGGCAGAGTTTGAGTTTAAAGCCAGCAGAGGGTCAGATGCACTAGTGGAGGGGGTGATCAGATATCACCCGTTCCTGTACGACAGGGAGACGTACCCAGAGGACCCGTATGCCCAAGCACCAG CTCCAGAGAACGATGATGACGACGACTGTTTTGTTTTGCAAGCTGACGGCCGGGGGAAAAGGCCCATCTTCCAGTGCTATTGGAATGGACGATTAATTCCATATTCCTCAGTTGATGA GTTTGAATGGTGTGCAAGACCCAAAAAGGGGTGCGCAGTGCCACTGGAATGTTACAACAGGATCTCGGGCGTCCTCTTCACCAACGACTGTTTTCAAGTCAGCACCAATAAACTTACATACATGGACCTGGAACTGCAGCTGCGAGACAAAGACACTATCTTCACCCGAGTGCTCCATGGCCAG GAGCAGAGAGTGAAAATCAATCGTGAGTTCATGGCTTGGATGAAGGACTGCCATGAGCGATATGACAAGCAG GTGAAGTTCTTGGAGTGCCATGGATCTACAACTCGCACGGACGTGCCCACGAAGCGGCTGCAGTCGCCGTGGGCCTGCTTCAAGGCCATCAAGTGGGATGGCAAAACGTACAAATCCGGACAAAAC GTGAAGTCAGTGAAGACGCAGCCCATTCTGTTTGGCTCGATAGTTCAATTTCTGCTCTACGGAGACCATGAAGGAGACGTGTATGCCACAGGGGGGCATGTCCAGATTGCACTG GAACCAAAGGAGTTGTATAATGAGGTGAGAACTATCCCTATATCCAAGATCGACAGACAGGCAACGGCAGCGTCTATCAAGAAAAGCATTGAGGATGAACTAGCCAA GCTTCCTGATCAACTGAGGATTAAATGGCCTGAGGGAAATCCATGGCCTGAGAAAGCGGTTCAGCCAGCTGGCACACCCATGG GTCCAATTCAGGTTGAGATTTTGAATAAAAAAGGGGAATCTATGTCAAGGTTGCCGGTAGCAAATGTCAATGCCAAAAAACTCTTGATTGACCTCAAAGTCATCTGGCACT ctcccaaAGGGGACATCCAGACTAACTCTCACATCGGTGTCCACTCTCCCAAGTGGGAGTACTGGTTTAAAGTCATGG AAAATCTGAATAAGCTGGGAAAGTACACACTGCATCTGCAGACTATTCTGAGTGAGACGTTAGTCAGCGAGTGGGCCGGGAAGAGACTTCCTCACTACACGCTCCACTTCAGTATTAAAG AAAACAGCGCAGCAACCTTCGTTCTGCCTGCAGTTCCCTCACCTGTTCAGGTGGGGGTGCCCTTTTCTCTACCTGTGGAATTTAAAGATGAGTTTGGCCATTCAGCCCAGCCCCCCTCTGACATCAAACCCCAGATAGAGTGCAG ttcACTGGAACTGAGCTATGAACGGACCACTTCGAGTGATACCGCTTTGATCATACAAGATCTGAGAGCCAGAGGTAGACTGAAGGACCATCAGGAGaag GTGCACACTGTGAAGGTTATAATGCCAGGCCTTAGACAAGACTCCCAGTCTTTCCAAATGAGTGTGCACCCAG GCCCTCCACATCTGCTGGTGGTGATGCCTGAAGGTGAGGTGTCCATAGAGAACGGCACAGCCGCGGGCTTCAGTGTAGAAGTTCAGGATGAGTTCCAGAACATTACAACACATTCCAAACTTATCGTTCGCTGTCAG ttactaGGAGCCCCTGATTTGACAGTGGACGCAGTCGATTGCAGTAATACTGGCTCCGGTATGCTGCTGACTAAACCCATCCAGCTGAAGAGTGTAGGTGTGGAGCAGGTCCTCACCGCCAAATTTGGCATTCCT AACCAGAAGGTGGTCTCCTGTGTGGAGCGCACCCTGCGTGTCCTCCCTAGCTCCCGCGTCTCCCGTGTGGAGGTGTACCGGCAGGAGGAGGACTCCGAGGACATCATGGTGCTCCAGAACATGGAGCGCATTGATTGGACGGCGGGAGACACTCTGGAGTGTCTGCGCTTCAGGCTGTATGACGAGGGGGGCCGGCTGGTGCCTTTAACCGCAACGCTAGCAAATAACATCAAG GTGAACTGGACCTCTGAGGTCAAGGTAGACGATCTGTTGAAGGGAATGCTACCCAGTGTGCTGGTGCCCACTAAAGCGCAGAGGGAGCACTTCTATCAGGTGGCCTTCCGAGATCAGCACACCGTGGACACGTCCTTCACTATAGT cgcTCGCCCAGATGAGCCAGAGCGTTTGAGGGTAACTCTCAGTGAGACAACCGTCAGAATGGGAGAAATTCTTGCAGGAAATATTT atgttgaggtgATCGATCAGTATGGCAATAAATCAGATGCTCTGAGTGCTGATAGCTTGCAGTCGATCAGCGTGTCTTCAGAAAAGCTAGATACATCAACACTGAAAGTTGAATGGCAg AACAGTACAGAGAATGTGGTGGTGCGTGGTGTGCGCTTTTCAGCAGGTATTCCTGGTCCAAGGGAGTTGTGCTTCAAGTACCAGGAGTTTGAGGAGTTTGCCCGAGTGAAAGTCACTCCTGGACCTCCTGTGAAAATCACACTGCTGGATGCTCCCGAAATG cccatCCACGTGTTTAACGGCCGAGGCCTGAACACGCCGTTCCTGCTCCagctgtgtgatgggtgggatAACCCTGTTCCGGACCAGCGAGTGGTCATAGCAATCAAAACTCTATCACCACAGCTGAAG GTTAAATCTTCAGTAATGTCCCAACCTGTGGATCCAGAGGGAAGGGCCAGCTTTAAGCTGGAGACAGTGACTGCAGCAAG aggagagcaTGAGGTGGAGTTCCGTGGCTCCTTCAGTAGGAACAGCATTCCGGGCCCCGTCGTGAAGCTGAACGTGATGGCTGATCCCAGCAACCCCGTCACCCTCAACGTGGAGTACGACAGCGACGCCGTGCTGACCGCAGGAGACACCTtcccag tgTTCAAAGTGACGGTGGTGTCCGAGGAGGGGGGGCCCGTGAAGGGTATCAGTCCAGCTGACCTCTCCATGCTGCTGTGGCAGGGCTCGGCCTCAGGGACACGCCCCCCGCCCGGG GCAACAACTTTTAAGTGTAGCAAACCCACGGGCAAACGACAGGATGACCACTTCTATTTTAG GGACAAGGATATTCCAGAGCGCGTGGGAAAATACATGGTGCAGTTTGTGCTTGTTGTAGGAAAGACCAGGTGGCTCTGGAGCAGtcag ATTGCACTAGATGTGGTTCCCAATAAGCCAGTGAAGCTCGTCCCAGAAACCACCCCTCCGACCCCTGTGGTGTCCAACAGCAACACGCTAGCCAACCGCACCCTTCTGGAGAGGTTGTGCCTGAACGTTATG GACAAATACAATAACCCAGCTGGTATGGGCTTCAACGGGCAGGTGGTGGTGAAAGTGCTGAGCGCAGAAGGAGAAGACGCCAAAGACCTCCCGAGGTTTCACCCCAAGGCCAAGACTCTGTCATACAGCCTGACCAACGGCCTGAGCACCATCACG aacTTGGCCCTCATGGAGAACAGTCCAGGAGATGACGGAGCTGAGTACAAGCTGCAGTTCTGCCCCGTCATTCAAGGgacagccccgcccctcactcccttcaccatAACCTTCCGCTTCTACAacg ATGCGGAGAGTCAGAAGGTGATGGCTGCTATGAGCAAAAAGAGGGACCAGCTCTCTCGCTCCATCGAAATGTATAAAGACATACTGGAGACAAACAAACAGCTCATTTCAGAACTCAAGG GTCAACTAAACGATGCCACTAAAAAAGAGTCCCAGCTCAGAACAGAGCTCAATAAAATCGGCTTAGATGTATCTAAATTATCAGGG AAGTCTGCGGTGGAGGGATTGATGGCTCAGAAGAAGGTGGATCTGGAGAGGATACTGAGTCAGCCTCGCCGAAAATGCACCATGCCTGATCCGTTCAAGGGCAGCCCGGATGTCCTAGgaaag atAGCACACCTGGCGCAGGTGGAGGATGACGATGTGGCGAAGGTCATCTCCTGGCACCTCCTTGGGGACATGGACTGTGTGGTTACTGTGACAACAGCTGCAGCGCGGAAAATTTATGATGAAACGCAAGGACGTCAGCAGGTCATGCCCTTGGAGACGGTGTTCTGGAGACCTAACAACAG GCCGCTGCCCCACATCAGGAACGGCGGGAATCTGTTCCGTCCTGTAGGGAACCCAGTGTTTGTTAGAGATCTGCTCATTTTTCCCGAGCATGCGGAAAACTGCAACATGG TCTTTGCAAGTCTTCTTGGAGATACCATCTTGGTGGATGATTTGGACTCGGCCAATCACTACCGCAGGGGG AGCTGCTGCAGCAGTTCTGTGTAG